A genomic segment from Methanoplanus limicola DSM 2279 encodes:
- a CDS encoding LL-diaminopimelate aminotransferase has protein sequence MYANRLDNLPPYLFAQIDALKAEKRAQGVDVIDLGVGDPDLPTPSHIVDSLCEAARDPSTHHYPDYTGMIEYREAVAEWYNSRFGVSLNPKTEVLALIGSKEGIAHVPEAFVNPGDYVLATDPGYPVYKTSTLFSEGKLWEMPLKEENEFLPVFEDIPKDVVKKAKLMFFGYPNNPTAAVAPLSFFGEVVEFAKENDIVAVHDNAYSEITFDGYKAPSFLEADGAKEVGMEMHSLSKTYNMTGWRLGMACGGEELISGLGRVKTNVDSGAFDAIQRAGITALTSSQQCVADACSVYQERRDALVSGLRDLGFEVESPKATFYVWLKVSDSMGFAKKMLDEAGIVVTPGVGFGSNGDGYVRFAITRNIERIKEAIERMRSVDF, from the coding sequence ATGTATGCAAACCGACTTGATAATCTTCCACCATATCTTTTTGCTCAGATAGATGCATTAAAAGCAGAAAAACGTGCACAGGGAGTTGATGTTATTGATCTCGGTGTCGGAGACCCTGATCTTCCTACACCCTCTCATATCGTTGATTCACTATGCGAGGCTGCAAGGGATCCTTCGACACATCATTACCCGGATTATACAGGTATGATTGAATACCGTGAAGCTGTGGCTGAATGGTACAATTCCAGATTTGGTGTCAGTTTAAATCCGAAAACTGAAGTTCTGGCACTTATCGGTTCAAAGGAAGGTATTGCCCACGTACCGGAGGCATTTGTTAATCCCGGAGATTATGTCCTTGCAACAGATCCCGGATATCCTGTATATAAAACATCAACCCTCTTTTCAGAAGGAAAACTCTGGGAGATGCCACTTAAGGAGGAGAATGAATTTCTTCCGGTATTTGAGGATATCCCGAAGGACGTTGTTAAGAAGGCAAAACTGATGTTCTTTGGCTATCCAAACAACCCGACTGCCGCAGTTGCTCCTCTCTCGTTCTTTGGGGAAGTTGTTGAATTTGCAAAGGAGAATGATATCGTTGCCGTTCATGACAACGCCTACTCTGAGATAACCTTTGATGGCTACAAAGCACCTTCCTTCCTTGAGGCGGACGGTGCAAAAGAGGTTGGAATGGAGATGCATTCCCTCTCTAAGACCTATAATATGACCGGATGGCGCCTCGGTATGGCATGCGGAGGGGAGGAACTAATCTCCGGCCTTGGGCGTGTAAAGACAAATGTCGATTCGGGTGCATTTGATGCAATACAGCGTGCAGGAATAACTGCTCTGACCTCCTCGCAGCAGTGCGTCGCAGATGCCTGCAGCGTGTACCAGGAGAGGCGTGATGCCCTGGTGAGCGGTTTAAGGGATCTCGGTTTTGAAGTGGAGTCGCCAAAGGCAACTTTCTATGTCTGGCTAAAAGTAAGTGATTCAATGGGCTTTGCAAAGAAGATGCTCGATGAGGCTGGTATTGTTGTTACGCCCGGAGTAGGTTTTGGCAGCAACGGTGACGGCTATGTCAGGTTTGCGATCACCAGAAACATTGAAAGAATAAAAGAGGCAATTGAAAGGATGAGGAGTGTTGACTTCTGA